The genomic region GGTGCGGTTTGACAAGGGTCGCCACGCGCCCCATGATAAGCGGCGAGAGGGCCGCCACAAGATTCCGCCGCGAGCGGCGAATCTCATGCGTGGGGCAAGCATGTCACACAAGGTCGCGTCTATGGCCACCATCATCTACAGCGTTTCCGCCGTGATCGGGGGAACGGTCCTTCTTTGCCAGTTCTTGATGACGCTGCTCGGTCTTGGGCACGATCTGCCCGACGATTTGCCCGACGATGTTCCGCACGACTTTCACTTCGGGCACGACGGCGGCGGCGACCACGACACGGGCCACGACGCCGGCCACCACGGAACAGCGTCGTTCATCCGCATGCTCACCTTCCGCACAGTGGTGGCGGCGTTGACGTTTTTCGGTCTGGCGGGACTGGCCGGCAACTCGGCCGATTTGCCCGGCGAGTTGACGTTCGTCGTGGCCTTGGCCGCGGGCGGGGCGGCCATGTACGGCGTGCATTGGCTGATGCAATCGCTCAAACGTTTGCGGGCCGACGGGACGGTCCGCATCGAACGGGCCGTGGGTCGGAGCGCCACCGTCTATCTGCGAATCCCGGCCCACAAATCGGGCGCCGGCAAGATTCAAATCAACGTGCAAAACCGGACCATGGAATACGAAGCGATGACCGCCCACGAGCCGTTGCCCGTCGGAAGCATGGTCGTCGTCACCCAAGTTCTCGGCCCCGACACCGTCGAAGTCGAACCGGTGCCCGAGCCGGAAAGGACCGCCAATGTTTAGTCAATTGTTGTCCTCCGTTACGCTTATTGCTCAGACATCCAGCGGCCTGCTCATATCGCTGGGCGGCATCGCCATCGCCGTGATGGTCGTCTTCTTCGGCCTGCTCATTCCCCTGGCCTCGCGCTACAAGCGTTGCCCCAGCAATCGCGTGTTGGTGATTTACGGCCGGGCGGCCGCCGGCGAAGTGTCGAAGTGCATCCACGGCGGCGCCGCCTTCGTCGTGCCGCTGATCCAGGATTACGCCTGGCTCAGCCTGGAACCGATCCAGATCGAAATTCCGCTGCGCGGCGCACTGTCGGCCGAAAACATCCGCGTGAACGTGCCGAGCGTGTTTACCGTGGCCATCGGCACCAGCCTGGAAGTGATGCAGAACGCGGCCATCCGCCTCTTGGGCCTGAACACGGCCCAGGTCAAGGAGCAGGCCGAGGAGATCATCTTCGGTCAGTTGCGGCAGGTGATCGCCTCGATGCGGATCGAAGACATCAACCGCGATCGCGACACGTTCTTGGAGCACATTCAACGCTCGCTGGAGCCGGAGCTGAAGAAGGTCGGCCTGGTGCTGATCAACGTGAACATCACCGACATCACCGACGAGTCGGGCTACATCGACGCCATCGGCCAGAAGGCGGCTTCGCAGGCCATCCAGCAGGCCCGCGGCGATGTGGCCGAGCAATTGAAGCTGGGCGAAACGCGGGTGGCCGAAGCCGAACGCGATAAGGTGATCCAGGTGGCCTCCGCCACGAAGCTGCGCGAGATCGGCACCCGCGAGGCGCAGCGCGAGCAGGCCGTGCGGCTGGCCGAGTTGGCCAAAGAACAGGCCATCGGCGAGCAGACGGCGGGCTTCGAGCGCGAGGCCCAAGTCAAAGACGCCGAGCGGCAAATGCGGATCGCACTGGCCGACGCGAACGCCAAGGCCGTGGCCGGCGAAAACACGGCCCAGGCGGTGATCGCCGCTTCGCAAGCCGAATTGCTGGTGAAAAAGGCCGACGCTTACGCCTTGGGCGAGACGCGCAAGCGCGAGGCCGAGGCGGCCGTGCTGGAAGCCCAGAACCGCGCCATGGCCAAGGCCGCGCTGGCCGAGGCCGAACGCGTCGAAGCCGAACGCCGGGCGGCCGTGGAGGCCCCGGCCAAAGCCGAAAAGGCCAAAGTCGTGGTGCAGGCCGAGGCCGAGGCCGAAAAACGCCGCATCGAGGCCCAGGGCGAGGCCAGTGCCATCTTTGCCAAGCTCGAAGCCGAGGCCCGCGGCCAATATGAGATTCTGGCCAAGAAGGGCGAAGGCCTGCGCGAGATCATCTCGGCCTGCGGCAGTGCGAAAGATGCCTTCCAACTCTTGATGCTGGAACATCTCGACCATCTGGCCGCCACTTCCGCCACAGCGATCTCGAACATCAAGTTCGACAAGGTGGTGGTCTGGGAGAACGGCGGGCAAAACGGCACGACGAACACGGCCAGCTTCCTGCACGGCATGGCCCGCACGATGCCGCCGATGATGCAGGTGCTGCGCGACATCGGCGGCGTGGAGATCCCCGAATCGCTGGTCAAGTTCGCCCAGAACGAGCCGGTGACGACCGCGACCGGCAACGGCGCGGCGCCGAGCCACGCCAGCACGCCGGTGGAAAACAGCGTTAAGGCGGGCGTGTAGACCGTAGGGTGGGACCAGCGAGCTTGCGAGCGCCGGCCCACCGTTAGCCGGATCATTCATTCGGCGCCGTGGCCCCCGCATCGTCATTGACGGTGGGCCGGCGCTCGTAGATATAGCTCGCATGCCCCACCTTACAGCCCCGCTCGCTCACTTGCCGATGCAAAAGCGGCTGAAAATGCGGTCGAGGATGTCGTCGGTGTACACCTCGCCGGCGACCTCGCCTAATTGATGCAGCGTGCCGCGCAGTTCGGCTGCTACCAACTCCTCGCCGCCTGCCGATTGAACCACGCCGCGCGCGCGAACAAGCCCCTCGGCCGCTTGCCGCAGGCTCTCGCTGCAGCGGACCGCGGTGGCGGCCACCACGCCGAGTGTCACCTTGTCTGCCTCTCCTGCCTCACGAAGCCGCCTGCGCAGCAGGTCAAGACCGGCCCCGCTGCGGCTGCTGGTGTCGATTGCCTCCGGCAGCTCTCGCGCGCGGCGCGGAAGGTCGGTCTTGGTACACACGACGAGCCGCTCACCACGCGGCCGGCTTGCCAGCAAATCCTCCTCGCTTTCCGTCAACGGCCGACTCGCGTCGAGACACACGATTTCGATCTCTGCCTGTTCCCGCTGGCCGCATCCGGCCGCCTGCGCGGCGCGCGCGATTGCGGTCGTTTGCGCATGTTCGATGCCCGCGGTGTCGACCAACTCGAACATGGTGCCGTCCAAGTCGAGGCGAGTCGCCAGGTAATCGCGTGTGGTTCCCGCCTGCTCGGAAACCAGCACGTTCTGCCCGCCGAGCGCGTTATACAGCGAGCTCTTGCCGACGTTGGGTGCGCCGATCAAGACGGCCCGCAACGTGCCCGGCGCTTCGCCGCGAGCCTGCATTTGATCGAGCAGTCCTTCCACTTCGGCCTGGGCGGCGGCCAATTGCGCGTCGAGATCGTCGGGCGAAATGAACTCGATATCTTCTTCGACGAAGTCGAGGCCGGCTTCGAGATGCGCCAAGGCATCCAGCAACTCGCCGCGCAGTCGCGCCAGCGGCGCGGCCAGGCCGCCGGCCAATTGGCTGAGCGCCGTTTCGAGCTCCCGCCGGCCGCGGGCGTCAATGACTCCCAGCACGGCCTCGGCCTGCGTCAGGTCGATCCGCCCGGCAAGAAAGGCCCGCAAAGTGAATTCGCCGGGGCGGGCCAGCCGGGCACCCTTGGCGCACAACTCTGCCAGCAGGGCGTCGACCAGCGGCGGCGACGCGACGGTGTGTACTTCGGCAGTCGGTTGCCGCGTATAGCTGCGCGCGGATGGCCAGAGATATAAGGTGCAAGGCAAGGGCGCCGCCACGTCCGCAAGCCTGACGCTGCCTGGGATCGCGGTTGGCCGGCGGATCTGGCTCAGCGCTTCGCCGCCATCGGCCGTGAAGCATAGTTCGACGCAGGTTACGGTCTGCGGCCCGCTCACGCGCACGACGGCCCGTGCCGCGCCGCCCGGCGCAGATGCAAGGGCTGCGATGGTATCGTGAGGATCGAGCATGGGCGGAGCACCAAACGGGCTTGAAACGCCGGCCAAGTCTACGGTATCTTGCAGGATTGTCCACCTTCGGCCACGAGCAAAGCTATGCGAACCCGCCCGCGCACCGCGCTGAAAATGAAACGCAAGTCCCGCACCTGTCCCAAGTGCGGCGCCAAGATCAACAACCAGCGGAAGCGTTGCAAGCGCTGCGCCAAGACGCTCCACATACCGTGAATGCGAATCGTCTTGTGTTACCCGGTCGAAGAGCGGCACCTGCGCCAGATCGCCGCCGCCGCGCCCGATGCCGAAGTGGTTGACGCCGGGCAAGAGCGGACCGCGCAAGAAATCCTTGCGGCCGACATTTTTTGCGGCCATGCCAAAGTCCATCCCGTTCCCTGGGACGAAGTCGTCCGCCGCGGCCGTTTGCGATGGATCCAGTCGTCGGCTGCCGGCATGGACCATTGCCTCGTGCCGTCGGTCATCGCTTCCGAAATTGTGGTCACCAGCGCGTCGGGCGTCTTGGCCGATCAGGTGGCCGAGCACGCGCTGGCCCTCATCACGGGCCTGCTGCGGAGCCTGCCGGTGTTTTTCCGCGCGCAGCAGAGCAAAGAATTCATCCGGCGGCCGACGCGCGATCTGCACCGGGCCACGATCGGCATCGTCGGATTCGGCGGCAACGGCCGCCGTCTGGCCGAAGTGCTGCGCGTCTTCAAAGGCCGCATTCTGGCCACCGATATGTTCCCGGCCGACAAGCCCGACTATGTCGACGCCCTCTGGCCGGCCGACCGTCTCTATGACCTGCTGGCGGCGTCGGACATCGTGGTGCTGGCGGCGCCGTTGATACCTTCGACGCGCGGCATGATCGACGCACGGGCACTGGCGCAGATGAAACGCAGCGCCATTCTGGTCAATATGGCCCGTGGTCCGTTGGTCGTCGAACCGGCCCTGGTCGAGGCCCTGCGCGCAGACCGCCTGGCGGGCGCGGGGCTCGACGTGACCCAGACCGAGCCGCTCCCGGCGGACAGCCCACTATGGGATTTGCCCAACGTGATCATCACGCCGCACGTGGGCGGGCAGAGCGCCCCGAGAATCGACGACATGACGGATTTCTTTTGCGAGAACCTCCGTCGCTGGCAGGCAGGCCGCCCTTTGTTGAATCTCGTCGACAAAAATCTCGGTTTTCCGGTGTGGGGGGCCGGATCTCACTGGACGCAATGCCGCGCCGCACTTTAAGATTGTGGCTGGCAAGAAAAGGCGATTGCCCTCTTGGAGGGCATCGATTCCTCTTACCGGGAGGCGGTGCATTGTCTACGACCACTTTTTTCGACGGTTCGGCCACGCTGACATTCAGCGGACGTCCCAAGATCCGGCCCGTCGACGACGATCTGCTCAAACGCTACGAACGGCTGGTGACGGAACAGCGGCATAGCTGGACCGAGCACCACCATCTCAACAAGCTGCTTGGCTCCGGCGGCCAAGGCGTCGTCTATCTCAGCGAGCGCCGCGGCACCGACCAGTTCACGTTGCCCGTGGCGCTCAAGGTTTTCTCGCCCCAATACTACGACAACCCACGCAGCTACGACGAGGCGATGGCACGGATTGCCCGCGTCGCTGCCCGCGTGGCCCAAATTCAGCAAGACAATCTGATCGACGTCCACAACTTCATCGACCGCAACCGCATCCGTATCATGGAGATGGAGTGGATCGACGGCTACGACCTGAGCCGCCTGCTCAGCCCGGCAATGCTGGCACGCGCCCAGAACCGCGTCAGCATTCGCCGCTGGGAATATCTCAACAACGTGATCGTGACCGCCGGCCCCGTGCAACCGCGGCTGAAGCCGGGCATCGCCATTGCGGTGTTGCGCGAATGTCTGGCGGCGCTGGCCGCGCTGCACCGTGAAGGGATCGTGCATGGCGACATCAAGCCGTCGAACATCATGCTCAAACGGACGGGCAATGCCAAGATCATCGACATCGGCTCGGCCTTCGAGATCGACGACGCGCCGCAACGCCGGAGCTGCACGCCCACCTATTCGGCGCCCGAAGTGCTGGAAGGCGTGGGCACGTCGCCCCGCAGCGACTTGTGCAGTCTGGGTTACGTGTTGATCGAGATGCTGGCGGGCATGCCGCCCTTCCCCGGCCAGTTGACCTACAAGGACCTGCTGGAAGCGAAGCGGGTGTTGGTGCATCGTTTGCACGAGTGGCTTCCCAGCGAGGTGGCCTGCAGCGACAACCTGATGAACCTCATCCGCAGCCTGATCGCTCCCGATCCGCAGTGCCGCTTCCCTTCGGCCGAAGCCGCTGACATGGGCGAGAAAGGCAGCGCCGCCAGCTTCCACCGTCAGCTTGTCAAAGGCGACCTGGCGACGGAGTATGAAAACGACATCCGGTTGTGGCTGGAAGAACTCGACTGAACGTTAGGGGACGCGGGCGGTTTTCGCGTTCTCGACATTGTTTGTATTCGCCGGGGCAATAAGATGAAGATATGGCCACTCTTGAACCATCTGATCA from Pirellulales bacterium harbors:
- a CDS encoding SPFH domain-containing protein, whose amino-acid sequence is MFSQLLSSVTLIAQTSSGLLISLGGIAIAVMVVFFGLLIPLASRYKRCPSNRVLVIYGRAAAGEVSKCIHGGAAFVVPLIQDYAWLSLEPIQIEIPLRGALSAENIRVNVPSVFTVAIGTSLEVMQNAAIRLLGLNTAQVKEQAEEIIFGQLRQVIASMRIEDINRDRDTFLEHIQRSLEPELKKVGLVLINVNITDITDESGYIDAIGQKAASQAIQQARGDVAEQLKLGETRVAEAERDKVIQVASATKLREIGTREAQREQAVRLAELAKEQAIGEQTAGFEREAQVKDAERQMRIALADANAKAVAGENTAQAVIAASQAELLVKKADAYALGETRKREAEAAVLEAQNRAMAKAALAEAERVEAERRAAVEAPAKAEKAKVVVQAEAEAEKRRIEAQGEASAIFAKLEAEARGQYEILAKKGEGLREIISACGSAKDAFQLLMLEHLDHLAATSATAISNIKFDKVVVWENGGQNGTTNTASFLHGMARTMPPMMQVLRDIGGVEIPESLVKFAQNEPVTTATGNGAAPSHASTPVENSVKAGV
- a CDS encoding GTPase, yielding MLDPHDTIAALASAPGGAARAVVRVSGPQTVTCVELCFTADGGEALSQIRRPTAIPGSVRLADVAAPLPCTLYLWPSARSYTRQPTAEVHTVASPPLVDALLAELCAKGARLARPGEFTLRAFLAGRIDLTQAEAVLGVIDARGRRELETALSQLAGGLAAPLARLRGELLDALAHLEAGLDFVEEDIEFISPDDLDAQLAAAQAEVEGLLDQMQARGEAPGTLRAVLIGAPNVGKSSLYNALGGQNVLVSEQAGTTRDYLATRLDLDGTMFELVDTAGIEHAQTTAIARAAQAAGCGQREQAEIEIVCLDASRPLTESEEDLLASRPRGERLVVCTKTDLPRRARELPEAIDTSSRSGAGLDLLRRRLREAGEADKVTLGVVAATAVRCSESLRQAAEGLVRARGVVQSAGGEELVAAELRGTLHQLGEVAGEVYTDDILDRIFSRFCIGK
- a CDS encoding D-2-hydroxyacid dehydrogenase; protein product: MRIVLCYPVEERHLRQIAAAAPDAEVVDAGQERTAQEILAADIFCGHAKVHPVPWDEVVRRGRLRWIQSSAAGMDHCLVPSVIASEIVVTSASGVLADQVAEHALALITGLLRSLPVFFRAQQSKEFIRRPTRDLHRATIGIVGFGGNGRRLAEVLRVFKGRILATDMFPADKPDYVDALWPADRLYDLLAASDIVVLAAPLIPSTRGMIDARALAQMKRSAILVNMARGPLVVEPALVEALRADRLAGAGLDVTQTEPLPADSPLWDLPNVIITPHVGGQSAPRIDDMTDFFCENLRRWQAGRPLLNLVDKNLGFPVWGAGSHWTQCRAAL
- a CDS encoding serine/threonine-protein kinase, producing the protein MSTTTFFDGSATLTFSGRPKIRPVDDDLLKRYERLVTEQRHSWTEHHHLNKLLGSGGQGVVYLSERRGTDQFTLPVALKVFSPQYYDNPRSYDEAMARIARVAARVAQIQQDNLIDVHNFIDRNRIRIMEMEWIDGYDLSRLLSPAMLARAQNRVSIRRWEYLNNVIVTAGPVQPRLKPGIAIAVLRECLAALAALHREGIVHGDIKPSNIMLKRTGNAKIIDIGSAFEIDDAPQRRSCTPTYSAPEVLEGVGTSPRSDLCSLGYVLIEMLAGMPPFPGQLTYKDLLEAKRVLVHRLHEWLPSEVACSDNLMNLIRSLIAPDPQCRFPSAEAADMGEKGSAASFHRQLVKGDLATEYENDIRLWLEELD